ATGTCATTATGAGATTTACATACCATTAGCTCACATCAATTGATTAGCAGCCGAGCTCTGTGGTACAAGGCTAGTTAGATACATTATTTGTGATGCCAGGAGGCTGCAGGTCAAGGAGGTTTACTGGCTGCATGCtcatttcctttgcctttgtgATTACTTGATAAAATGAAGTGCATCACTGTGAACAATTGACCCTTTCGAACAATCCAGACTGGTCAGCAGCCTAAATCCACATTTTAAAGCAGTCATTATAGCCTCAAACTTAAGAGTTTCCAGGGTGCAGACAAAGGTGTTGTCCTCCTTCAGTACCAGTCGTGTACCGTTTTCAGACTTTATGAAGTACTTGAATTGAATAATATTTGAAGATACTGAAAACTCCTCCGGAAATCCGTCCAGCCTGCTTTTGGACACCAGTACaattctggattttatttttgcaatgaaaTCAGGAGCATTACAAAAAATTCTAAGTCCTTGTGAACGATCGTGGCTGTCAGTTATTTCCAGGAAAGTAGTCTCTCGAGATGCTAGCTGTTCCTTCTCCCACCTTGATTTCACTGCATCCGAGAGTACCTTAAGCTGGAAAAAA
The genomic region above belongs to Mycteria americana isolate JAX WOST 10 ecotype Jacksonville Zoo and Gardens chromosome 1, USCA_MyAme_1.0, whole genome shotgun sequence and contains:
- the KCTD4 gene encoding BTB/POZ domain-containing protein KCTD4; protein product: MERKINRREKECEEKHSNSEGSEQDKDYKTSLITLNVGGYLYITQKQTLTKYPDSFLEGIINGKIMCPFDADGHYFIDRDGLLFRHILNFLRNGELLLPEGFRENQLLAQEADFFQLKVLSDAVKSRWEKEQLASRETTFLEITDSHDRSQGLRIFCNAPDFIAKIKSRIVLVSKSRLDGFPEEFSVSSNIIQFKYFIKSENGTRLVLKEDNTFVCTLETLKFEAIMTALKCGFRLLTSLDCSKGSIVHSDALHFIK